The window ATTTTTTGGCGAAACTTTAGCGGGGTGGGTGCGATGGCAGTCGAACAATTTTAAACGGCTCCTTTCGCTTTCTGTGCCGATTTTAGCGTTAGGATTGTGGATTGGCGGAACCGAAGAATTAATTTTTCGAGGCTTTCTTTTAACGGAATTAGAACGCGGGAGTGGAATCGCGATCGCGGCTGTATTATCGAGTTCGATCTTCGCCCTTTCTCATCTTCTCTGGGATCGACAGCAAACCCTTCCGCAACTTCCCGGACTCTTTTTAATGGGGCTAGTTTTAGCGGTAGCGCGTTGGGTTGATGGGGGAAGTTTGGGTTTAGCCTGGGGGCTGCACGCGGGCTGGATTTGGGGCTTAACAATCCTCGATAGCGCCGAATTAATGTCTTACAGCGAAGAAAGTCCGGCTTGGGGCGTGGGGATTGGAAAGCAACCACTCGCAGGGTTAGCCGGGATTCTCTGCGTGCTAGTAACGGGAGTCAGTTTGTGGGCTTTCGCGCCCGTTTTAGCCCGTTAAATTTCCAGAAGTATAGATGTAATTGAATTGTCGATTAGCCTTCGTTCTGGCGGTTGAAAAGCATCAAAGGCGCTTGATCTACGGGCATCATGACGATATCCATCAAGTTGACGTGGGGCGGACGAGTGACGCAAAACAGGATGACATCGGCGACATCGGCGGGGGTTAAGGGCGTTAAGCCGCGATAGACTTGTGAAGCGCGATCGCGATCGCCGTGGAAGCGTACATTACTGAAATCCGTTTCCACCAAACCGGGATCGACAGCACTAACGCGGATAGGCGTGCCGAGAACATCTTGCTTTAAACCTTCCGTAATCGATTTTACGGCAGCTTTGGTGGCGCAGTAAACATTACCGCCGGGATAAGTTTGATGTCCGGCAGTAGAGCCAATATTAATAATATGACCTTTGGCGCGATCGACCATACCGGGAACGACAGCGCGACTAACGTAGAGCAATCCTTTAATATTGGTATCGATCATTTCTTCCCAATCTTGGATGCTGCCCTCGTACAGTTTATCGAGGCCGCGACTCAAACCGGCATTATTAATAAGGATATCGATCGCGCGCCAAGATTCGGGGAGAGAGGCAATCGCGGATTCTACTGCCGCGCGATCGCATACGTCAAACGACAGGGCGTAAACTTCCCCCGAAAGTTCCTCGATAACGGGTTTCAAGCGTTCTCGGGTGCGCGCATTAACAATCACTTTAGCTCCTGCTGCCGAAAATGTCCGCGCGCACGCCGCTCCAATGCCGCTACTCGCTCCCGTAATTAAGACAATTGAATTGGCCAGTTGTGTATTTACAATCAATGGTCAGTTGTTAGAGATTCGTTGTCAGTTTATTAGCTCTCGAACATTATCCATTATCAATTGTCAATTGTCCATTATCGAATGGCACTGAAGTAAGAGTTAAAAAATCACCGTAGAGACGTTGTATACAACGTCGTTATTGATATTTCGTAGGGTAGGCAGCGCCCACCAGCCTTAAGTCAGTGCCATTTGTCCTATCAATTATCAATTATTCGACGTGCAAGCGTTGGGTGACTAAAGTAATGCCACCCTCTCCAACGATAATTGCTGAAA is drawn from Oscillatoria sp. FACHB-1406 and contains these coding sequences:
- a CDS encoding type II CAAX endopeptidase family protein yields the protein MSKYLDFSTPVAALGSLKAGYMEISNIFNGAIASPERSLPMAVASVKVMAFFAAWLILWLPVAIPLAKTLKWNPSQPLTGQQKLPILASLYAIAPLILWGATRVLGSSFFDYGFKLQPELFISLSLGIIASILGLSIAFFGETLAGWVRWQSNNFKRLLSLSVPILALGLWIGGTEELIFRGFLLTELERGSGIAIAAVLSSSIFALSHLLWDRQQTLPQLPGLFLMGLVLAVARWVDGGSLGLAWGLHAGWIWGLTILDSAELMSYSEESPAWGVGIGKQPLAGLAGILCVLVTGVSLWAFAPVLAR
- a CDS encoding SDR family NAD(P)-dependent oxidoreductase; its protein translation is MIVNTQLANSIVLITGASSGIGAACARTFSAAGAKVIVNARTRERLKPVIEELSGEVYALSFDVCDRAAVESAIASLPESWRAIDILINNAGLSRGLDKLYEGSIQDWEEMIDTNIKGLLYVSRAVVPGMVDRAKGHIINIGSTAGHQTYPGGNVYCATKAAVKSITEGLKQDVLGTPIRVSAVDPGLVETDFSNVRFHGDRDRASQVYRGLTPLTPADVADVILFCVTRPPHVNLMDIVMMPVDQAPLMLFNRQNEG